A stretch of the Gracilinanus agilis isolate LMUSP501 chromosome 4, AgileGrace, whole genome shotgun sequence genome encodes the following:
- the DPH2 gene encoding 2-(3-amino-3-carboxypropyl)histidine synthase subunit 2: protein MEDAFSSPAGAVLQREAGAPGPLTPPTELGHIYELERVQAFVLECEAKRVALQFPDDLLGDSVAVARALEESTGAKMFVLGDTAYGSCCVDVLGAEQAEAEALVHFGPACLSRLSRPLPVFYVLGQRPVALELCAEAFRTLHPNPAEPVVLLSEPACAHALEALAALLCPQYEDLLVSHPALPAAAPGWEHPPLERFGRFFPLGPGRQLEDYGAFYVGGSESGDNNGDEVTPDLLQLLLGWAPDRPFSSCLPDSGKARAEGPRAARARARSHYLVERARDAQVVGLLAGAPGGAGHCEALAHLRTLVKAAGKRAYVLSLGRPTPAKLANFPEVDVFVLLACPLRALDRPQSGASRGFFRPLLTPYELEAACNPARGPLGLEPYLTRCSDLLPGSPFHVPIPPPDSELWDTPDVSLITGELRPPQASAAPDGPDGPEASALSHRSRLELAESSPAASFLGSRTWRGLEPQLGRTAPMRAVAGRRGVPIAYEDEPGS from the exons ATGGAAGACGCCTTCAGCAGCCCCGCGGGGGCCGTGCTGCAGCGGGAAGCTGGGGCCCCTGGACCACTGACGCCCCCCACAGAGTTGGGTCACATTTACGAGCTGGAGCGGGTGCAGGCCTTCGTGCTGGAGTGCGAAGCCAAGCGG GTTGCCCTGCAGTTCCCAGATGATCTCCTCGGAGACAGCGTGGCTGTGGCCCGAGCCTTGGAGGAGTCGACGGGAGCCAAGATGTTTGTTCTCGGGGACACGGCCTATGGCAG CTGCTGTGTGGATGTCCTTGGGGCTGAGCAAGCTGAAGCTGAGGCTCTGGTCCACTTTGGCCCTGCCTGTCTGAGCCGTCTTTCCCGGCCCTTGCCGGTCTTCTATGTCCTTGGTCAGCGTCCCGTGGCCCTGGAGCTATGTGCAGAGGCCTTTAGAACCCTGCACCCCAACCCTGCCGAGCCCGTGGTGCTGCTGAGTGAGCCAGCCTGTGCCCACGCCCTCG AAGCCTTGGCAGCCCTTCTTTGCCCGCAGTATGAGGACCTCCTGGTGTCCCACCCAGCTCTGCCTGCTGCTGCCCCAGGCTGGGAGCACCCACCATTGGAGCGCTTTGGCCGCTTTTTCCCATTGGGCCCCGGGCGGCAGCTGGAGGACTATGGTGCCTTTTATGTGGGGGGCTCAGAGAGTGGGGACAACAACGGAGATGAGGTGACCCCAGACCTACTCCAGCTGCTCCTGGGCTGGGCCCCTGACCGCCCCTTCTCCTCTTGCCTGCCAGACTCTGGAAAAGCCCGGGCAGAGGGTCCTCGGGCAGCCCGAGCCAGAGCACGGAGCCACTATCTGGTGGAACGGGCACGAGATGCCCAAGTGGTGGGCCTGCTGGCAGGTGCTCCAGGGGGAGCCGGGCACTGTGAGGCACTGGCCCACCTTCGGACACTGGTGAAGGCTGCTGGCAAGCGAGCCTATGTGCTGTCGCTGGGCCGGCCCACCCCTGCCAAGCTGGCCAACTTTCCTGAGGTGGACGTCTTCGTGCTACTGGCCTGTCCCTTGAGAGCTCTTGACCGACCCCAGAGTGGGGCCAGCAGAGGCTTCTTCCGGCCACTGCTTACCCCCTATGAGCTGGAGGCTGCCTGCAACCCAGCTCGGGGGCCTCTGGGGCTGGAGCCCTACCTGACTCGCTGTTCTGACCTGCTGCCAG GCTCCCCCTTCCATGTGCCAATCCCACCCCCGGATTCTGAGCTATGGGATACTCCTGACGTGTCACTCATCACTGGCGAGCTGCGCCCACCCCAGGCCTCGGCCGCACCAGATGGCCCTGATGGCCCCGAGGCCTCGGCTCTGAGCCACCGATCCAGGCTTGAGCTTGCCGAGAGCAGTCCAGCAG CTTCGTTCCTTGGTTCCCGTACTTGGCGGGGGTTGGAGCCTCAGCTAGGCCGGACGGCACCGATGCGGGCAGTCGCTGGGAGACGAGGTGTGCCCATTGCCTACGAGGATGAGCCTGGCAGCTGA